The following nucleotide sequence is from Meleagris gallopavo isolate NT-WF06-2002-E0010 breed Aviagen turkey brand Nicholas breeding stock unplaced genomic scaffold, Turkey_5.1 ChrUn_random_7180001884602, whole genome shotgun sequence.
NNNNNNNNNNNNNNNNNNNNNNNNNNNNNNNNNNNNNNNNNNNNNNNNNNNNNNNNNNNNNNNNNNNNNNNNNNNNNNNNNNNNNNNNNNCGGCGGCGGCCGCATCCACAGCCGAGACGTTGAGCGTCGCCGACGCCGTGGTGTTGCCGGCAGCGTTGGTCACCATGCAGGTGTACTGGCCCGTGTCTTGCACGGTGACGTTGGTGAAATTGAGCGTGCCGTCGTGCAAAACCGAGATCCGGACCCGGTAAGAACCGTGGGTCATTAGAGTCCCGTTGGGGGTCAACCAATTCACCGACGTCATCGCCGTCCCCGTGCGACACTTCAGCTCGGCCGCCATCCCTTCGGTGACGTTCAGATCTGCCGGCGGTTCCACGATGACCGGGGCGTAGCAGGTGAAATGGCCGGGCTCCAGCTCCCCCAAATACCTTCCCCGTAAAGGAGGGGGCGCGTGGCACCGCGCGCAGCAGCTGGTGTTGCTGGGCACGGTTTCCCTCAACCACCAGGCCAACCAAAGCACGTCGCAGTCGCAGCGCCAGGGGTTGTGATGGAGGTGGACGCGCTCCAGGCGGTGCAGAGGGGCGAAGAGGTCGTGGGGCAACGAGCTGAGCTCGTTGTGAGCCAAATTCAGCTCCTCCAAAGCCTTCAAATCGTCGAACGCGTTCCTCTCCACCGCGGCCACGCGAGCGTGCATCAGCCACAGCTTCCTCAAGCTGCTCAAGCCTTGGAAGGAGCCCGGCCTCACTCGTCCCAGACGATTCCCAGACAATTCCAGCTCTTCCAACCTGACCAAAGCCGTCAGGTTGGGGATCTCCTTCAAGTTGCACATCCCCAAATTGAGGTAGCGCAGGTTGACCAAGCCTTCGAAAGCGGCTTCTGAGATGTACTCCAACCGCTTCAGCTCGCCCAAATCCAACCTCCGCAAGGACGGCACGCGGTTGAAGGCGTAGGAAGGGATGCTCTCTATCGGGTTGTTCCTCAgccacagctccctcagcttggACAAATACTCGAAGG
It contains:
- the LOC100539692 gene encoding leucine-rich repeat-containing protein 4B, whose protein sequence is PAACTCSNQASRVICTRKQLQEVPGSISVNTRYLNLQENHIQVIRTDTFKHLRHLEILQLSRNLLRQVEVGAFNGLPNLNTLELFDNRLTTVPTQAFEYLSKLRELWLRNNPIESIPSYAFNRVPSLRRLDLGELKRLEYISEAAFEGLVNLRYLNLGMCNLKEIPNLTALVRLEELELSGNRLGRVRPGSFQGLSSLRKLWLMHARVAAVERNAFDDLKALEELNLAHNELSSLPHDLFAPLHRLERVHLHHNPWRCDCDVLWLAWWLRETVPSNTSCCARCHAPPPLRGRYLGELEPGHFTCYAPVIVEPPADLNVTEGMAAELKCRTGTAMTSVNWLTPNGTLMTHGSYRVRISVLHDGTLNFTNVTVQDTGQYTCMVTNAAGNTTASATLNVSAVDAAA